In Candidatus Methanomethylicota archaeon, the following are encoded in one genomic region:
- a CDS encoding MBL fold metallo-hydrolase, giving the protein MIITRHIELIDGSFCNVYIVKDIDGYVLIDAGSSDNTMKVLDYIRGRGLGEKNCKGIIVTHHHRDHIGCLAELKETLKTKVIAHKLETPYIDGRVKSQRTAGVKYVNVDVEVDDGDIIYGMRVIHTPGHTPGSICLHHQEDKALFVGDLIVNENNVLMEIPTHYSMNPDQNRESIEKIYRELDFEIALPSHGQPITSKARERIGELIKTFKQTTSY; this is encoded by the coding sequence ATGATAATAACGAGACACATAGAATTAATTGATGGATCATTTTGCAACGTATATATCGTAAAAGATATTGATGGATACGTACTCATAGACGCTGGAAGTTCAGACAATACAATGAAAGTATTGGACTACATTAGAGGAAGAGGGCTAGGGGAGAAGAATTGCAAAGGAATAATAGTTACACATCACCATCGCGACCACATAGGATGCCTAGCGGAATTAAAGGAAACACTTAAAACAAAGGTTATAGCCCACAAATTGGAAACACCATACATAGATGGTAGAGTGAAAAGCCAGAGAACTGCAGGAGTTAAATATGTAAATGTAGACGTTGAAGTTGATGATGGAGACATCATATATGGAATGAGAGTCATACATACTCCAGGGCATACCCCTGGAAGCATATGCCTACATCACCAAGAGGATAAAGCTTTATTCGTGGGGGATTTAATAGTGAATGAAAATAACGTTTTAATGGAAATACCAACACATTACTCCATGAATCCAGATCAAAATAGAGAATCAATAGAAAAGATATATAGGGAATTGGATTTTGAAATTGCATTACCAAGTCATGGACAACCAATAACATCAAAAGCTAGGGAAAGGATTGGGGAATTAATCAAAACGTTTAAGCAAACTACCTCCTACTAA